The genomic stretch CGCATCATATTGCCCCGTTGTCTTCGTGGCCCTCCAAGCGGCATAAGTACCCATATTCTTCATGTGAGTCACTTTCAACTGCACCTCCTTATTGTTCAAAGCGGGAATATACCCCGTGAACACGGCTCCCATCTTCAAGTCGCCCAACAAATCCTCTCGCACGTTAAAAACCACCCACATATCCTCCAAGTCCAGCACGCTCATCACAGGGGAACCCGTCCCCACCAACTCTCCCACCTTCGGGTAACGTTCGGAAATCTCTCCCGAAATCGGTGAAATCAAAAATGTCTCCTTAATATAAGAACTAACTTCTTCCACGGCCCCCCTCGCCCGGTTCACCTGAGCCTCGGCCGCCAATTTATCTTCCTTCTCCGCCCCGTTCTTCGCCATCTCATACTGTGCCTTCGCTGCCTGCTCCGTGGCTAACATCGCCTTATAATTGGCCTCGGCCTCATCATGTTTCTGCGCTGAAACCACATCATTTTCAAACAACTTCTGCACCCGGTCAAAAGACTTCTTCGCCACATCAAGAGCTGCTTGTGCTTTTTTCCACGTTTGGAAGGCCATCGCTTTCTGTTCCTCACGAGCTCCTTTCTGGGCCTTATCACTCATCGCCTGGGCAGCCTCTTCCGCCGCCTGAGCTTGGTTAAACTTTGCCATCACCTCAGGACTATCCAGAATCGCAACCGTATCCCCCTTCTTCACCTGATCCCCTTCGTCCACCCAAAAACGCTCAATCCTCCCCGGAACCTTCCCGGAAATCCGTACTTCCGTGGCCTCCGCCTCACCTTGAATTATCTCCGGCACCGGCTCCCAAAAAATAAACCCGAATATAGCAATCAAAAATACGATGATCACGATCCCTGTAAACATCAATACCTTCCCGCTTACTTTCTTTTCACTCATAACAATTAATTTAAAATTTAGAATGGAATCAAAAAACATTAACCTCGCACGGCTGGAATCTAAAATTCTAGCGTTCCATAAGCTCTCTCCAAATAGACCTTACACAATCGAGCCTCAATCTGAGTATCAATCAGCTCCGAATTCGCCGTCAACCAGGCCGTTTGTGCCTCTAACACATTTAACACGGGAATCGTCCCTTCCTTAAAACCCAAATTTGCAAATTTCAGATTTTCCTCCGCCCGTTCCAGATTCTTACGGGCCATCGCCAACTTCTTCGTCACCTCCTTCATCTTGAATTCCGACTGGTTCACCTGTAACTCGATCTGTTCCTTCGCCTCCTGTAACTTATAATTCATCGCATTTGTCTGTGCTTTCGCACTACGCAAACTCTTACGGGATGCCCCCCAATGAAATATTGGAGCTTTAATCCCGACACCCACACTCCACATTCCATCGAACTTCGTACTCACCCCGTCAAAGAAAGAAGGCGTGCTGCTCAAATAATTCGCCGTTAAAGCAATCGTCGGCAAATATTCGGATAAAGCAATCTTCTCCTTCTTTTTATATATATCCGTGGCCAACTGCAAACTCGCCACCTCCGGACGTCGGCTATACACCTGTTCCAAACTCTCCATCGGCACCTCATCCACATCCGTGTCTGCCACCTCCTCTTTCAACATCACAATCGTGTCTGTCGGTAAACCGCAAATCTGGTTCAACAACATCCGGGACAAACTCAACCCGTTATCCACCTTTGTTTGAACCATCTCCCCCTCGTTCAACTTCACTCGCACCGAAAGCACGTCCGCTTTGGTTGCTACCCCCGTCGTGTGCATCAACTCGACATCATGCACGAATTTCGTCAACGTCTCCACGTATTTATCAGCCAATTTCTTTCGATTCACCAGAGAAATAATCTGCCAGTAAGCCTCGTCCGTTGAAAGTATCACGTTCTGCAACTCCTGCGACCGCTTGCTCTTCGCCAACCGCTCCGACAACCCGGTAATTTGGTTATAAGCCCGGATCTTCCCACCCATATAAATTGGCTGTGTCAACCCGACCTGCACGATTCCCAGATTACGCTCATCCACGGTCATCGCCTCTTTCGGCAATAAGGCGTAATCCTTCGGGACATATTGTCCGTTTACCATTACGGGTTTCCCATCCGCACCAACCATCAACTGATCAGGACGGAACGTAAAATTCCCGTCCGAACTGATCGACCCGACAGGCAAATGAGCATCATCAGCCAACAAGTTAATCTCTTTCTGATTACGCAGATACACGCCCATAGCGTCAATGCTAGGCAAATACTTCGTGAATGCTTCCGCTTTTTGCGCCTCGCTCGCTTTTACCTCCTCATCTGCAATTTTCAGTTTCTTATTATTCTCTATCGCCAATCGCCGACAATCCTCCAAACTTAACACTTCCTGCGCATTCAACTGCGACATAAAACACAGTAATACAATGACTAAACTTAATCCAGATTTACATTCCGTAATCCTCTTCATCACTTTCTCGTTTTTATAATCTAACTTCAAGTCTCTTTAAATTTATACTTTTCGGTATGTACCCCCGTAAAAACTTTACCGAGCTTTTACTAACGAATAAAGTTGTTCATACTGGTAACGCACCGATGATAATGCATAAGAAATATCTTGATGCATGACAATGTAATTTATCAACCCTATGCTTATATTCAGCAAATTCTTTGCCAAAATAGACGTGTCCACGTCATCTCGTATCTCTTTTGCCCGTTTTGCCCC from Butyricimonas virosa encodes the following:
- a CDS encoding HlyD family secretion protein, whose amino-acid sequence is MSEKKVSGKVLMFTGIVIIVFLIAIFGFIFWEPVPEIIQGEAEATEVRISGKVPGRIERFWVDEGDQVKKGDTVAILDSPEVMAKFNQAQAAEEAAQAMSDKAQKGAREEQKAMAFQTWKKAQAALDVAKKSFDRVQKLFENDVVSAQKHDEAEANYKAMLATEQAAKAQYEMAKNGAEKEDKLAAEAQVNRARGAVEEVSSYIKETFLISPISGEISERYPKVGELVGTGSPVMSVLDLEDMWVVFNVREDLLGDLKMGAVFTGYIPALNNKEVQLKVTHMKNMGTYAAWRATKTTGQYDAKTFEVKAVPTEKVEGLRPGMSVLKRVKN
- a CDS encoding TolC family protein, with translation MKRITECKSGLSLVIVLLCFMSQLNAQEVLSLEDCRRLAIENNKKLKIADEEVKASEAQKAEAFTKYLPSIDAMGVYLRNQKEINLLADDAHLPVGSISSDGNFTFRPDQLMVGADGKPVMVNGQYVPKDYALLPKEAMTVDERNLGIVQVGLTQPIYMGGKIRAYNQITGLSERLAKSKRSQELQNVILSTDEAYWQIISLVNRKKLADKYVETLTKFVHDVELMHTTGVATKADVLSVRVKLNEGEMVQTKVDNGLSLSRMLLNQICGLPTDTIVMLKEEVADTDVDEVPMESLEQVYSRRPEVASLQLATDIYKKKEKIALSEYLPTIALTANYLSSTPSFFDGVSTKFDGMWSVGVGIKAPIFHWGASRKSLRSAKAQTNAMNYKLQEAKEQIELQVNQSEFKMKEVTKKLAMARKNLERAEENLKFANLGFKEGTIPVLNVLEAQTAWLTANSELIDTQIEARLCKVYLERAYGTLEF